A genomic region of Bacteroidia bacterium contains the following coding sequences:
- a CDS encoding site-specific integrase, producing the protein MSTKPKLNFLFYIKRTKLLKNGEAPIHVKIRIGWQKVDFGILKSVKPDLWDVKTKEIIGNSELAKEINGEILKLSEQIKYHFNFMNKKGYEITAVGLKNAILGIQPEEKKFIAIFEEHNTLVKKLIGRDFAPATHQRYQTCVSHLRNYINLKYNTKDLPLGRIDPYFITGFEMYLKIQRSCSHNTTVRYLRNIRKIVKLCFANGWIKQDPFVYIKLKLKTVNTEFLSEEELNTINGKNFKFERLQQVADVFLFACFTGYAYSDLKLLTIDNLVKEENGQEWIHARRQKTDMLSHVPILPIVRNILDKYKNHDYCLKHNVLLPVLSNQKLNAYLKEIADICGITKNITCHVARHTFATTVTLNNDIPIESVSKMLGHSSISMTQNYAKLLDKKVGFDMNKIREKYSFDRTCIS; encoded by the coding sequence ATGAGTACAAAACCTAAATTGAATTTCTTGTTTTATATCAAGAGAACAAAACTTTTAAAAAATGGAGAAGCTCCCATCCATGTGAAAATTAGAATTGGTTGGCAAAAAGTCGACTTTGGAATTTTAAAATCTGTAAAACCGGATCTTTGGGATGTCAAAACGAAAGAAATAATCGGAAATTCTGAATTAGCAAAAGAAATTAACGGTGAAATTCTCAAACTTAGTGAACAAATCAAATATCATTTCAATTTCATGAATAAAAAAGGATATGAAATTACAGCCGTTGGATTAAAAAATGCAATTCTGGGAATACAACCTGAAGAGAAAAAATTTATTGCGATTTTTGAAGAACATAATACACTTGTTAAAAAACTTATTGGAAGAGATTTTGCACCAGCCACACATCAGCGATACCAAACATGCGTTTCGCATTTGCGGAATTATATAAATTTGAAATATAATACAAAGGATTTACCATTAGGCAGAATCGACCCATATTTTATTACTGGTTTTGAAATGTATTTAAAAATTCAACGTAGCTGTAGTCACAATACAACTGTTAGATATTTAAGAAATATAAGAAAAATCGTTAAACTTTGTTTTGCAAATGGGTGGATAAAGCAAGATCCATTTGTTTACATTAAACTGAAGTTAAAGACAGTGAATACAGAATTTCTTTCGGAAGAAGAACTTAATACAATAAACGGAAAGAATTTTAAATTTGAAAGACTGCAACAAGTGGCAGATGTTTTTCTTTTTGCATGTTTTACCGGTTATGCATATTCTGATTTAAAACTTTTAACAATAGATAACCTTGTAAAGGAAGAAAACGGGCAAGAATGGATTCATGCAAGAAGACAAAAAACGGATATGTTATCACATGTACCAATACTTCCAATTGTTAGAAATATTTTAGACAAATATAAAAATCACGATTATTGCTTAAAGCATAATGTGCTTTTGCCTGTGCTCTCAAATCAGAAATTGAACGCTTATTTGAAAGAGATTGCAGATATTTGTGGAATAACAAAGAACATTACTTGTCATGTAGCCAGGCATACTTTCGCAACAACGGTCACATTAAATAATGATATTCCTATAGAAAGTGTATCGAAAATGCTTGGGCATAGCTCTATTAGTATGACACAGAATTATGCAAAGTTGCTTGATAAAAAGGTAGGTTTTGATATGAATAAAATCAGAGAGAAGTATTCTTTTGATAGAACCTGTATTTCTTAA
- a CDS encoding helix-turn-helix transcriptional regulator, with protein sequence MLKREELLKTPEYWFETIQNEIFRQVSEYLESNEEMNQTKLAEKLGVTKGYVSQVMNGNFNYTLKKLIELSLAVNKAPVIAFQDLNEFVREDQIHRFNMQYGLMSGLSYMKGSTEIKERTASTKFILPYNKFSVSAS encoded by the coding sequence ATGTTAAAAAGAGAAGAATTACTTAAAACACCTGAATACTGGTTTGAAACAATTCAGAACGAAATTTTCAGACAGGTTTCTGAATATTTAGAAAGTAATGAAGAAATGAATCAAACCAAACTTGCAGAAAAGTTAGGTGTAACTAAAGGCTACGTTTCACAGGTAATGAATGGTAATTTCAATTATACCTTAAAAAAACTAATTGAACTTTCATTAGCTGTAAACAAAGCACCAGTAATTGCATTTCAGGACTTGAATGAATTTGTAAGAGAAGATCAAATTCATAGATTTAATATGCAATATGGTCTTATGTCAGGTTTATCTTATATGAAGGGTAGTACCGAAATAAAAGAAAGAACTGCTTCAACAAAATTTATTCTTCCATATAACAAATTTTCAGTTTCCGCTTCATAA
- a CDS encoding toll/interleukin-1 receptor domain-containing protein produces the protein MLYNVYYSKQVNGIGNYLLGMSMENLENFIDYYNNGVGEFLFKGKTYNTNNLKVVNVYDCSKFDFEKANAIEELEHRMKLNDFWKTGETLKEYGKDLTEEYIKGVWGFRKNVNPVENKPLIKNKKAQQELFISYSDFDKDKVHLIVNELEGNFNFKPIVIASNREALKPLAAKVAEGIIQADIIIPILTEKSVSTQWINQEIGYATALNKKIMPIVERDIIDKLKGFIHKQIDLPYNYSSNLNKSIENEEFIGQFRDLLFDLGNKNLPIKLNEVVVIKSELEKKIEILDGVEAKIKFNKEKNAFLNSPLGLDSAKEEMAKMFTDILEKAKVLDTKRLGSGYERNDYNPVFVFRCFGLSFSLIWFQKYEETCEGSFLNINKWNGTYYYNNEYVSIEKEDPISIANINYVFDRNVNNELCWFNQKDKNQYTSIQIVDDCLSWLIEEIAKKRLEHN, from the coding sequence ATGTTGTATAATGTTTATTATAGTAAACAAGTTAACGGAATTGGTAATTACCTCCTTGGAATGAGTATGGAAAATCTCGAAAATTTCATTGACTATTATAACAATGGAGTTGGTGAATTTTTATTCAAAGGCAAAACCTATAATACAAATAACCTCAAGGTTGTTAACGTATATGATTGTTCTAAATTTGATTTTGAAAAGGCAAATGCTATAGAAGAGTTAGAACATCGAATGAAATTAAACGATTTTTGGAAAACCGGAGAAACGTTAAAAGAATATGGTAAAGATCTAACTGAAGAATATATTAAAGGTGTTTGGGGATTTAGGAAAAATGTAAATCCGGTTGAAAATAAGCCATTAATAAAAAATAAAAAAGCACAACAGGAACTCTTTATAAGTTATTCCGACTTTGATAAAGATAAAGTTCATTTAATTGTAAATGAACTTGAAGGTAATTTCAATTTTAAGCCAATTGTTATTGCGTCAAATAGAGAGGCTCTAAAGCCATTAGCAGCAAAAGTTGCAGAAGGCATTATTCAAGCTGATATTATTATTCCAATACTTACAGAAAAATCAGTTTCCACCCAATGGATTAATCAAGAAATAGGCTATGCCACTGCATTAAATAAAAAAATAATGCCTATAGTGGAAAGAGATATTATTGATAAGTTAAAAGGATTTATTCATAAACAAATTGACTTACCATATAATTATAGCTCGAACTTAAATAAGTCAATAGAAAACGAGGAATTTATAGGGCAATTTAGGGATTTATTATTCGATTTAGGGAATAAAAATTTACCAATAAAACTTAATGAAGTTGTTGTAATAAAGTCTGAATTAGAAAAGAAAATTGAAATATTAGATGGTGTAGAGGCGAAAATAAAATTTAATAAAGAGAAAAATGCCTTTTTAAATTCTCCATTGGGATTAGATTCTGCAAAAGAAGAAATGGCTAAAATGTTTACGGATATTTTGGAGAAAGCTAAAGTGCTTGACACGAAAAGACTGGGTTCGGGATATGAAAGAAACGATTATAATCCAGTATTTGTGTTTAGGTGTTTTGGTTTAAGTTTTAGCCTTATTTGGTTTCAAAAATATGAAGAAACATGTGAAGGGTCATTTTTAAATATTAATAAATGGAATGGGACATATTATTATAATAACGAATATGTATCAATAGAGAAAGAAGATCCAATTAGTATTGCAAATATCAATTACGTTTTTGACCGAAACGTAAACAATGAACTTTGTTGGTTTAATCAAAAAGATAAAAATCAGTACACTTCTATTCAGATTGTTGATGATTGTCTTAGTTGGTTAATAGAAGAAATAGCAAAAAAAAGATTAGAGCATAATTGA
- a CDS encoding restriction endonuclease subunit S, whose translation MSWKKVKLGDICTIKKGAVGIQKAIPGEYPMVVTGEERKSHNEFQFDDEAVLIPLVSGTGHGHASIKRIHFQKGKFALGSILCAVIPKNKEQVSAEYLYRFLDLNKEDELVARMKGMANVTLPIKEIAQIEIPLPTLKEQKEFVEKYKDLEIKSDLLSTEVNHQLSLVYKLRKQLLLDAIQGNLVEQNAKEEPASELLKRIKAEIIKLIKEGKLKKETELPPIKLEEIPFEIPENWVWCRIGDISQHNSGKTLDSGRNKGQSRECITTSNLYWGYFELDNLKQILIEESELERCTAIKGDLLICEGGEAGRSAIWNSDSVICFQNHIHRVRLYGKISSNCIYWYFLYLNLSGEINKYRKGMGISNLSGKSLSSIPIPLPPLSEQHRIVQKLEQLMQTCNELEESIKQSALQNEKLLQQVLRESLKKEEVVNVV comes from the coding sequence ATGAGTTGGAAGAAGGTGAAATTAGGTGATATTTGTACAATTAAGAAAGGTGCAGTTGGCATTCAGAAGGCTATTCCAGGTGAATATCCTATGGTTGTTACCGGTGAAGAAAGAAAATCGCATAATGAATTTCAATTTGATGATGAAGCGGTACTTATTCCTTTAGTTTCAGGAACAGGGCATGGGCATGCAAGTATAAAAAGAATACATTTTCAGAAAGGGAAATTTGCATTAGGTTCTATTCTTTGTGCCGTAATTCCAAAAAACAAAGAACAAGTAAGTGCAGAATATCTTTATCGTTTTCTTGATTTAAACAAAGAAGATGAATTAGTAGCAAGAATGAAAGGTATGGCAAATGTTACTTTACCTATAAAAGAAATTGCCCAAATAGAAATACCGTTACCTACATTAAAAGAGCAAAAAGAGTTTGTTGAAAAATATAAAGATTTAGAAATTAAAAGCGATTTGCTTTCAACCGAAGTTAATCACCAACTCTCCTTAGTATATAAACTTCGCAAGCAATTATTACTAGACGCAATACAAGGCAATTTAGTAGAACAAAATGCAAAAGAAGAGCCTGCAAGCGAATTGCTTAAAAGAATTAAAGCTGAAATAATCAAATTAATAAAAGAAGGAAAACTAAAAAAAGAAACAGAATTACCACCAATTAAACTAGAAGAAATTCCTTTTGAAATTCCTGAAAATTGGGTTTGGTGTAGAATAGGAGATATATCACAGCATAATTCTGGTAAAACTTTGGATAGTGGCAGAAATAAAGGGCAATCAAGAGAATGTATTACTACTTCAAATTTATACTGGGGATATTTTGAACTTGATAATTTAAAACAAATATTAATTGAAGAAAGTGAATTAGAAAGGTGTACTGCAATCAAAGGAGATTTATTGATTTGTGAAGGAGGTGAAGCTGGACGTTCTGCAATTTGGAACTCCGATTCAGTAATTTGTTTCCAAAATCATATTCATAGAGTAAGACTATATGGTAAGATTAGCTCAAATTGTATTTACTGGTATTTTCTTTATTTGAATCTAAGTGGGGAAATAAATAAGTATAGAAAAGGAATGGGTATAAGTAATTTATCTGGCAAGTCATTATCATCTATTCCTATTCCCCTTCCACCGCTATCAGAACAACACCGCATCGTTCAAAAATTAGAACAACTTATGCAAACTTGTAATGAGTTAGAAGAAAGCATAAAACAAAGTGCATTGCAAAACGAAAAATTGTTGCAGCAGGTGTTAAGGGAGTCTTTAAAGAAAGAGGAGGTGGTAAATGTTGTATAA
- a CDS encoding N-6 DNA methylase yields the protein MSNIGGIIKSIQNIMWQDTGLNGDAQRIEQLGWMLFLKIFSDKDKELELLDDKYKSPIPDKYHWVKEKGNWAGDDEGMTGDELLEFVDRQLFPALRNLDLSTGNQRAVIVREVFEGNNNYMKSGINIRKVLNKLNEIDFNIAKDRHAFGELYETILKELQSAGKSGEFYTPRAITQFITDIIDPKLGEKILDPACGTGGYLTCAIEHLKTQAKNVEDRKSIEQNIIGWEYKPLPYLLATTNLILHDIEVPNITFRDSLDQPLSNFTEKHRVNVILANPPFGGIVANNNETNFPQTFRTKESADLFLILMIHLLKQGGRAGIVLPDGSLTGEGVKQRVRQKLLEECNLHTIIRLPNSVFQPYATVATNLLFFEKGKATKDIWYYEHRLPDGAKAYNKTKPIQAKEFDPIKKWWNKRVESDLCWKVNIKTIIERGYDLDIKNPTKREEEQEYGSADLVKMLEQSFAKSNQLLNHIKEAVK from the coding sequence ATGAGCAACATAGGTGGAATAATAAAGAGTATCCAAAATATAATGTGGCAGGATACAGGACTGAATGGCGATGCACAGCGTATTGAACAATTGGGATGGATGCTTTTCTTGAAAATATTTTCTGATAAGGATAAAGAATTAGAATTGTTGGACGATAAATACAAATCTCCTATTCCTGATAAATACCATTGGGTAAAAGAGAAAGGTAACTGGGCAGGTGATGATGAAGGAATGACAGGTGATGAGCTTTTAGAATTTGTAGATAGGCAACTGTTCCCTGCTTTGCGAAATCTGGATTTAAGCACTGGCAACCAACGTGCAGTTATTGTTCGTGAAGTTTTTGAAGGCAATAATAACTACATGAAAAGCGGTATTAACATCCGCAAAGTATTGAATAAACTTAACGAAATTGATTTTAATATTGCCAAAGACCGCCATGCTTTTGGTGAGTTGTACGAAACCATTTTAAAAGAATTGCAAAGTGCAGGTAAAAGTGGCGAATTTTACACACCCAGAGCAATAACACAATTCATAACAGATATTATTGACCCGAAATTAGGTGAGAAAATACTTGATCCTGCATGTGGAACCGGTGGTTATTTAACTTGTGCCATTGAGCATTTAAAAACACAAGCTAAAAATGTAGAGGACAGAAAAAGCATTGAACAAAATATTATTGGTTGGGAATACAAACCTTTACCTTATTTATTAGCAACAACCAACTTAATATTGCACGATATTGAAGTACCCAATATTACTTTTCGTGATTCATTAGACCAACCTTTAAGCAATTTTACAGAAAAACACCGTGTAAATGTTATTCTTGCAAACCCTCCATTTGGTGGTATTGTAGCCAATAACAATGAAACCAATTTTCCCCAAACATTTCGCACAAAAGAAAGTGCCGACTTGTTTTTAATATTGATGATACACTTGCTAAAACAAGGTGGAAGAGCAGGTATTGTTTTACCAGATGGTAGTTTAACAGGTGAGGGTGTTAAACAACGTGTAAGGCAAAAACTATTAGAAGAATGTAATTTACATACTATTATTCGCTTACCAAATTCAGTTTTCCAACCTTATGCAACTGTAGCGACAAATCTATTGTTTTTTGAAAAAGGAAAAGCTACAAAAGATATTTGGTATTACGAACATCGCTTACCAGATGGTGCAAAAGCTTATAACAAAACAAAACCTATACAGGCAAAAGAATTTGATCCAATAAAAAAATGGTGGAATAAAAGGGTTGAAAGTGATCTCTGTTGGAAGGTAAATATCAAAACAATTATTGAAAGAGGTTATGATTTAGATATAAAAAATCCTACAAAAAGAGAGGAAGAACAAGAATATGGCAGTGCCGATTTAGTAAAAATGCTTGAACAATCATTTGCTAAAAGTAACCAACTATTAAACCATATTAAAGAAGCGGTAAAATGA
- a CDS encoding DEAD/DEAH box helicase family protein: protein MLDKKSLSERDICTKFITPAVEKAGWNKLSQLLEEVSFTDGKIYVRGKLTARGERKRADYILYYKPNIPVAIIEAKDNKHSVRAGIQQALDYAKILDIPCVFSSNGDGFLFHDRTATDSNIETELNIDSFPTPEQLWEKYKKYKGIVTNEAEKIAAQDYYFDGSGRKPRYYQQIAINRTVEAIASGQNRILLVMATGTGKTYTAFQIIHRLWKSGAKKRILFLADRNALIDQTKRGDFKYFKDKMTVVKHRQIDKSYEIYLALYQGLSGPEDEANVYKQFTPDFFDLIVIDECHRGSAKDDSAWREILTYFKNATHIGLTATPRETKETSNTEYFGDPVYTYSLKQGIDDGFLAPYRVIRIALNVDAEGWRPEQGKTDKDGNIIEDRIYNRKDFDRSLVIDERTETVAKKVTEFLKGYDRFAKTIIFCVDIDHAERMRTAISKHNADLVAENYKYVMQITGDNDEGKRELDNFTSPEEKYPVIATTSELMTTGIDAQTCKVIVLDANINSMTKFKQIIGRGTRINEEFGKMYFTILDFRNATDLFADKDFDGDPIRVKPVSEKEDLSLVVIEEEENTIKVLDEVTGEEIQFEKVKIRYPDGSQLSGNWVTNEPKQPREKIYVNGVDVTVLVSREMYFDQHGKPITTNLKDHTKEIIKAKFASLNDFLNKWNETDRKEVIIEELQQQGVLVEALYEAVNKKVDLFDLICHVAFDQPPLTRKERANNVKKRDYFTKYGEQSRKVLEALLDKYADEGIDNIESIEVLRVKPFDEFGSPVEIINEFGSKEKYLLAVKELENELYKTA, encoded by the coding sequence ATGTTAGATAAAAAAAGCTTATCAGAAAGAGATATTTGTACTAAGTTTATTACCCCTGCGGTTGAAAAAGCCGGATGGAATAAATTATCTCAATTATTAGAAGAAGTTTCTTTTACTGATGGTAAAATCTATGTTCGTGGTAAACTTACAGCTAGAGGTGAAAGAAAACGTGCTGATTACATTTTATATTACAAGCCCAATATTCCGGTTGCAATAATTGAAGCAAAAGATAATAAGCATTCAGTAAGAGCCGGAATTCAACAGGCATTGGATTATGCTAAAATACTTGACATTCCTTGTGTATTCAGTAGCAATGGTGATGGTTTTCTATTTCATGATAGGACTGCTACAGATTCAAATATCGAAACCGAATTAAATATTGATAGTTTTCCAACACCAGAGCAACTTTGGGAGAAATACAAAAAATATAAAGGGATTGTAACAAATGAAGCTGAAAAAATCGCAGCTCAGGATTATTATTTTGATGGAAGTGGAAGAAAACCCAGATATTATCAGCAAATTGCCATAAATAGAACGGTTGAAGCAATTGCAAGTGGACAAAATAGAATCTTACTGGTAATGGCTACCGGAACCGGAAAAACATATACTGCGTTTCAGATAATTCACAGACTTTGGAAAAGCGGAGCTAAAAAACGCATTTTGTTTTTAGCTGATAGAAACGCATTGATTGACCAAACTAAACGTGGAGACTTCAAGTATTTTAAAGATAAAATGACTGTGGTAAAACACAGGCAGATTGATAAAAGCTATGAAATTTACCTCGCATTATATCAGGGTTTATCTGGGCCGGAAGATGAAGCAAATGTTTATAAGCAATTCACACCGGACTTTTTTGATTTAATTGTTATAGATGAGTGCCACAGGGGAAGTGCAAAAGATGATAGTGCCTGGAGAGAAATCTTAACATATTTCAAAAATGCTACGCATATTGGTTTGACTGCAACTCCAAGAGAAACTAAAGAGACAAGTAATACCGAATATTTTGGTGACCCAGTTTACACTTATTCATTAAAACAAGGTATTGATGATGGTTTCCTTGCTCCTTACAGAGTGATTAGAATTGCTTTGAATGTTGATGCAGAAGGATGGCGACCGGAACAGGGAAAAACAGATAAGGATGGTAATATTATTGAAGACCGTATATATAACCGTAAAGATTTTGATCGTAGTTTGGTAATTGATGAAAGAACCGAAACAGTTGCGAAAAAAGTAACTGAATTTTTAAAAGGTTATGACAGGTTTGCAAAAACTATCATCTTTTGTGTTGATATAGATCATGCCGAACGAATGAGAACTGCTATTTCCAAACATAATGCAGATTTAGTTGCTGAAAACTATAAATATGTAATGCAAATTACTGGTGATAATGACGAAGGCAAAAGAGAACTTGACAATTTTACCAGTCCCGAAGAGAAATATCCGGTTATTGCAACAACTTCTGAATTAATGACCACCGGTATTGATGCCCAAACATGCAAAGTAATTGTCTTGGATGCAAATATTAATTCCATGACTAAATTCAAGCAGATTATAGGTCGTGGTACAAGAATTAATGAAGAATTTGGAAAAATGTATTTTACCATTTTGGATTTTAGAAATGCTACGGATTTGTTTGCAGATAAAGATTTCGATGGTGATCCAATACGAGTAAAACCGGTTTCGGAAAAAGAAGATTTATCATTAGTCGTTATAGAGGAAGAAGAAAACACAATAAAAGTTTTAGATGAAGTTACCGGAGAAGAAATACAGTTTGAAAAAGTAAAAATACGTTATCCTGATGGCTCACAATTATCAGGTAATTGGGTTACAAACGAGCCAAAACAACCCAGAGAAAAAATTTATGTGAACGGTGTTGATGTTACAGTTTTGGTTAGTCGTGAAATGTATTTCGATCAGCATGGAAAACCTATAACAACAAACCTTAAAGACCACACTAAAGAAATTATAAAAGCAAAATTTGCTTCGTTAAATGATTTCTTGAACAAATGGAATGAAACAGATCGCAAAGAAGTTATAATAGAAGAGTTGCAACAACAAGGTGTTTTAGTTGAAGCATTATATGAAGCAGTAAATAAAAAAGTAGATTTATTTGATTTGATTTGCCATGTAGCTTTTGATCAACCACCATTGACAAGAAAAGAACGTGCTAACAATGTGAAAAAGCGAGACTATTTTACTAAATATGGTGAGCAATCTCGTAAAGTTTTAGAAGCTTTGCTTGATAAATATGCCGATGAAGGCATAGATAATATTGAGAGTATTGAAGTCTTACGTGTAAAACCATTTGATGAATTTGGTTCGCCAGTTGAAATTATTAACGAGTTTGGAAGTAAAGAAAAATATTTGTTGGCTGTAAAAGAATTAGAAAACGAATTATATAAAACTGCATAA
- a CDS encoding DUF4249 domain-containing protein: MKNNIFKYKSTLIGFLSLLIVVLVISSCEKVVNIDLNSKDPQIVIEGIITDQPGSYTIKLTNTANFDELNNFPSVSSASVIISDNAGNSETLTETSAGIYTTSTIQGTIGRTYTLKVTANGKEYSAVSKMPSSVNIDTLNIVTEQSPRGSSKTIYVNFVDPIGTDNYYRFIKIINGVTQKSIYVEDDLLKDGEAINQPLFARGQDETKLKPGYTVTIELQSIDKDVYDYFRTLLQLSSSGLINQSASPANPLSNISNGALGYFNACAVTSKTIIVQ, translated from the coding sequence ATGAAAAATAATATATTTAAATATAAGTCTACTTTAATAGGTTTTTTAAGCTTATTAATAGTTGTTTTAGTAATTTCTTCATGTGAAAAGGTTGTAAATATTGATCTTAACTCTAAAGATCCTCAAATTGTTATTGAAGGAATTATAACTGACCAACCGGGATCATATACCATTAAATTAACTAATACTGCGAATTTTGATGAATTAAATAATTTCCCTTCAGTTTCAAGTGCCTCAGTTATAATAAGTGATAATGCAGGTAATTCAGAAACACTTACTGAAACCTCTGCTGGCATTTATACAACTTCAACAATACAAGGAACCATAGGTAGAACTTATACTCTTAAAGTAACGGCAAATGGTAAAGAATATTCAGCAGTTTCAAAAATGCCATCTTCGGTAAATATTGATACACTTAATATTGTTACCGAACAGTCACCCAGAGGAAGTAGTAAAACAATTTACGTTAATTTTGTAGATCCTATTGGAACTGATAATTATTACCGATTCATAAAAATAATAAATGGCGTTACTCAAAAATCGATTTATGTAGAAGATGATCTTTTAAAAGATGGAGAAGCTATAAATCAGCCATTATTTGCACGTGGGCAAGACGAAACTAAACTTAAACCTGGTTATACTGTAACTATTGAATTACAATCTATAGACAAAGATGTTTATGATTATTTTAGAACACTTCTTCAATTAAGTAGTAGTGGATTAATAAATCAATCAGCATCACCTGCAAATCCTTTATCAAATATAAGCAATGGAGCACTTGGATATTTTAATGCTTGTGCAGTAACTTCTAAAACTATTATAGTTCAATAA